A genomic segment from [Flavobacterium] thermophilum encodes:
- the rpsP gene encoding BS15: MAVKIRLKRMGAKKKPFYRIVVADSRSPRDGRFIETIGTYNPVAEPAEIKIDEELALKWLQNGAKPSDTVRSLLSKQGILEKFHNLKYGK, encoded by the coding sequence ATGGCAGTAAAAATTCGTTTAAAACGCATGGGCGCAAAGAAAAAACCGTTTTACCGCATTGTTGTGGCGGATTCCCGCTCGCCGCGCGACGGCCGCTTCATTGAAACGATCGGCACATACAATCCGGTTGCGGAGCCAGCCGAAATCAAAATCGATGAAGAGCTGGCGCTCAAATGGCTGCAAAACGGTGCCAAACCGTCCGACACGGTGCGCAGCTTGCTGTCGAAACAAGGCATTTTAGAGAAGTTCCATAACTTGAAATACGGCAAATAA
- the rimM gene encoding Ribosome maturation factor rimM, protein MERWFNVGKIVNTHGIRGEVRVISRTDFPEERYKKGNKLYIFRERDSEPIEVTVKSHRVHKSFDLLSFEGYDSINDVEPFKGAMLKVPESQLGELAEGEYYFHEIIGCTVVTEEGETIGTVREILTPGANDVWVVRRGDGTDALIPYIDEVVLRVDPAQKTIIIRPMEGLLE, encoded by the coding sequence ATGGAACGATGGTTTAACGTCGGCAAAATCGTCAATACGCACGGCATTCGCGGCGAAGTGCGCGTCATTTCCCGCACCGATTTTCCGGAAGAGCGATACAAAAAAGGAAACAAGCTGTACATTTTCCGCGAACGCGACAGCGAGCCGATCGAAGTGACGGTGAAAAGCCATCGCGTCCATAAATCGTTCGACTTGCTGTCGTTTGAAGGCTATGACAGCATCAACGATGTCGAACCGTTTAAAGGAGCGATGCTGAAAGTGCCGGAAAGCCAGCTTGGTGAACTCGCGGAAGGCGAGTATTATTTCCATGAAATCATCGGCTGTACCGTCGTAACGGAAGAAGGAGAAACGATCGGCACGGTCAGGGAAATTTTAACGCCGGGGGCGAACGACGTCTGGGTCGTCCGGCGCGGCGACGGCACCGATGCGCTCATTCCGTACATCGACGAAGTCGTTCTTCGCGTCGATCCGGCGCAAAAAACGATCATCATCCGACCGATGGAAGGGCTGCTTGAATGA
- the sipS gene encoding Signal peptidase I S, translating to MEEKKSEWREWLKAIVVAVLLAGGIRYFIFAPIIVDGYSMMPTLHNHERMIVNKLAYKIGMPHRFDIIVFHAEEGRDYIKRVIGLPGDRIEYKNDTLYVNGKPYKEPYLDERKKQVADGPLTEPFTLEELTGRSTVPEGHLFVMGDNRRYSKDSRHIGFIPMSKVVGKANLVYWPLSDARIVK from the coding sequence ATGGAAGAGAAAAAAAGCGAATGGCGCGAATGGCTGAAAGCCATTGTTGTTGCGGTGCTGTTGGCCGGGGGCATCCGCTACTTTATTTTTGCCCCGATTATCGTCGACGGCTATTCGATGATGCCGACGTTACATAATCACGAGCGGATGATTGTCAATAAGTTGGCCTACAAAATCGGCATGCCGCATCGTTTCGATATTATTGTGTTTCATGCCGAGGAAGGGAGAGACTATATTAAACGGGTGATCGGCTTGCCGGGCGACCGGATCGAGTACAAAAATGATACCTTGTACGTAAACGGCAAACCGTATAAAGAGCCGTATTTGGACGAACGTAAAAAGCAGGTTGCCGACGGGCCGCTGACCGAGCCGTTTACACTTGAGGAATTGACCGGGCGGAGCACGGTGCCGGAAGGGCATTTGTTCGTCATGGGCGACAATCGCCGATACAGCAAAGACAGCCGCCATATCGGCTTCATTCCGATGTCAAAAGTCGTTGGCAAGGCGAATCTTGTGTATTGGCCGCTTTCTGACGCCCGGATTGTGAAATAA
- the ffh gene encoding Fifty-four homolog, producing the protein MAFEGLSERLQQVMNRIRGKGKVTEADVKEMMREVRLALLEADVNFKVVKDFIKRVSERAVGQEVMKSLTPGQQVIKVVKEELTALMGGEQSKIAVAKKPPTVVMMVGLQGAGKTTTTGKLANLLRKRHNRKPLLVAADVYRPAAIKQLETLGKQLNVPVFSLGEDANPVEIAKQALERAKEEHYDYVLIDTAGRLHIDEALMDELKQMKEAVKPDEIFLVVDAMTGQDAVNVAQSFHEQLGITGVILTKLDGDTRGGAALSIRAVTGAPIKFAGMGEKLDALEPFHPERMASRILGMGDVLTLIEKAQAAVDEEKAKELEQKMRTATFTLDDFLEQLGQVRKLGPLDELIKMLPGANKIKGLSNIQVDEKQIARVEAIIRSMTKEEKMHPEIINASRKRRIAKGSGTTVQDVNRLLKQFDDMKKMMKMMTNMPKGKKKGFRFPFM; encoded by the coding sequence ATGGCGTTTGAAGGATTGTCCGAACGTTTGCAGCAGGTGATGAACCGCATCCGCGGCAAAGGGAAAGTCACCGAAGCGGATGTCAAAGAGATGATGCGCGAAGTGCGTCTCGCTTTGCTCGAGGCTGACGTCAACTTTAAAGTCGTCAAAGATTTCATCAAACGGGTGAGCGAACGGGCCGTCGGGCAGGAAGTGATGAAAAGCTTGACGCCGGGCCAGCAAGTGATTAAAGTGGTCAAAGAGGAGCTGACGGCGTTAATGGGCGGCGAACAGAGCAAAATCGCGGTCGCCAAAAAGCCGCCGACGGTCGTCATGATGGTTGGCCTGCAAGGGGCTGGGAAGACGACAACGACCGGGAAGCTCGCCAACTTGCTGCGCAAGCGCCATAACCGGAAGCCGCTGCTGGTCGCTGCTGACGTCTACCGCCCGGCGGCGATCAAGCAGCTGGAGACGCTCGGCAAACAGCTGAACGTTCCTGTCTTTTCGCTCGGCGAGGACGCCAATCCAGTCGAGATCGCGAAACAGGCGCTCGAGCGGGCGAAAGAAGAGCATTACGACTATGTGCTGATCGACACGGCCGGCCGCCTTCACATTGATGAGGCGCTCATGGATGAACTGAAGCAAATGAAAGAGGCGGTCAAGCCGGACGAAATTTTCCTCGTTGTCGACGCCATGACCGGTCAAGACGCCGTCAATGTCGCGCAAAGCTTCCATGAACAGCTCGGCATCACCGGCGTTATTTTGACGAAGCTCGATGGCGACACGCGCGGCGGGGCGGCGCTGTCGATTCGCGCCGTGACGGGAGCGCCGATCAAGTTCGCCGGGATGGGCGAAAAACTGGATGCGCTCGAGCCGTTTCATCCGGAGCGGATGGCGTCCCGCATTTTAGGGATGGGCGATGTCTTGACGCTCATTGAAAAAGCGCAGGCCGCCGTTGATGAGGAGAAGGCGAAAGAGCTCGAACAAAAAATGCGCACGGCCACCTTCACGCTTGACGACTTTTTGGAGCAGCTCGGCCAAGTGCGCAAGCTCGGACCGCTTGACGAACTGATTAAAATGCTGCCGGGAGCCAATAAAATCAAAGGGCTTTCCAACATTCAAGTCGATGAAAAGCAAATCGCCCGCGTCGAAGCGATCATCCGCTCGATGACGAAAGAGGAGAAAATGCATCCGGAAATCATCAACGCTAGCCGCAAAAGGCGGATCGCCAAAGGGAGCGGCACGACCGTGCAAGACGTCAACCGGCTGCTCAAGCAATTTGATGACATGAAAAAAATGATGAAAATGATGACGAATATGCCCAAAGGGAAGAAAAAAGGATTTCGCTTCCCATTTATGTAA
- the trmD gene encoding tRNA (guanine-N(1)-)-methyltransferase, translating to MRIDILTLFPDMFSGVLNESILKKAQEKGAVDIRLVDFREFADNKHKTVDDYPYGGGAGMVLKPQPIFDAVEHVTAGSPGARIILLCPQGERYTQKKAEELAQEEHLVLICGHYEGYDERIRQYLATDEISIGDYILTGGELGAMVIVDSVVRLLPGVLGNEASPVDDSFSSGLLEYPQYTRPADFRGMKVPDILLSGNHQLIAEWREKESLRRTFLRRPDLLAGYPLTEKQKQWLKEWEHERETENSGSQCECE from the coding sequence ATGCGGATCGATATTTTGACGCTGTTTCCCGACATGTTTTCCGGCGTATTGAATGAGTCGATTTTAAAGAAGGCGCAAGAAAAAGGGGCGGTGGACATCCGGCTTGTTGACTTCCGCGAATTTGCCGACAACAAGCATAAGACGGTTGATGATTACCCGTACGGTGGCGGCGCCGGCATGGTGCTGAAGCCGCAGCCGATCTTCGACGCGGTGGAACATGTGACAGCCGGCTCGCCTGGCGCGCGCATTATTTTGCTTTGCCCGCAAGGCGAGCGCTACACGCAAAAAAAGGCAGAAGAGCTCGCCCAAGAAGAGCATTTGGTGCTTATTTGCGGCCATTACGAAGGATATGATGAGCGCATCCGCCAATATTTGGCGACCGATGAAATTTCGATCGGCGATTACATTTTAACAGGCGGGGAGCTCGGCGCCATGGTCATCGTCGACAGCGTCGTCCGCCTGCTGCCCGGCGTGCTCGGCAACGAAGCGTCGCCGGTTGACGACTCGTTCAGTTCCGGCCTGCTGGAGTATCCGCAATACACAAGGCCAGCCGACTTTCGCGGCATGAAAGTGCCGGACATTTTGCTTTCCGGGAACCACCAGCTCATTGCCGAATGGCGCGAGAAGGAGTCGCTCCGGCGCACGTTTTTGCGCCGCCCGGATTTGCTCGCCGGCTATCCGCTCACCGAGAAACAAAAGCAATGGCTGAAAGAGTGGGAACATGAACGCGAAACGGAAAACAGCGGCTCTCAATGCGAGTGTGAGTAA
- the rnc gene encoding Ribonuclease 3, with translation MSKQKDKERIHEKRRAKFQELQRKIGITFQNEKLLMQAFTHSSYVNEHRRRLHEDNERLEFLGDAVLELTVSQYLFQKFPHMSEGQLTKLRAAIVCEPSLVKFANALSFGELVLLGKGEELTGGRTRPALLADVFEAFIGALYLDQGMEAVLHFLGQTIFPKIDEGAFSHVMDFKSQLQELVQRDGSGTLEYTILEEKGPAHNKEFVARVALNGQELGIGVGRSKKEAEQHAAQMALETLRAAERP, from the coding sequence ATGTCAAAACAAAAAGACAAAGAACGCATCCACGAAAAAAGGCGGGCGAAGTTTCAAGAACTGCAAAGGAAAATCGGGATCACCTTCCAAAATGAAAAGCTGTTGATGCAAGCGTTCACCCATTCATCGTATGTGAATGAGCATCGGCGGCGGCTTCACGAGGATAATGAACGGCTCGAGTTTTTGGGCGACGCCGTGCTGGAGCTGACCGTTTCCCAATATTTGTTTCAAAAATTCCCACATATGAGCGAAGGGCAGTTGACAAAGCTGCGGGCGGCCATTGTCTGCGAGCCGTCACTTGTGAAATTTGCCAACGCCCTGTCGTTTGGCGAACTCGTTTTGCTTGGCAAAGGCGAGGAGCTGACCGGCGGACGGACGCGCCCGGCGCTTTTGGCTGACGTGTTTGAAGCGTTTATCGGCGCCCTTTATTTGGATCAAGGAATGGAGGCGGTCCTCCATTTTTTAGGGCAAACGATCTTTCCCAAAATAGATGAAGGTGCTTTTTCTCATGTGATGGATTTTAAAAGCCAGCTGCAGGAACTCGTGCAGCGCGACGGCAGCGGGACGCTTGAATACACCATTTTGGAAGAAAAAGGACCGGCCCACAACAAAGAGTTCGTCGCCCGCGTGGCGTTAAACGGCCAAGAGCTCGGCATCGGTGTCGGCCGCTCCAAAAAGGAAGCCGAGCAGCATGCGGCACAAATGGCGCTTGAGACGCTGCGGGCTGCCGAGCGGCCATAG
- the smc gene encoding Chromosome partition protein Smc gives MVKHRIMFLKRLDVIGFKSFADRVSIDFVPGVTAVVGPNGSGKSNITDAIRWVLGEQSAKSLRGAKMEDVIFAGSDSRKPLNVAEVTITLDNEDGFLPLEYQEVSITRRVYRSGESEFFINRQPCRLKDIVDLFLDSGLGKEAFSIIGQGRVEEILSSKPEERRTIFEEAAGVLKYKLRKKKAETKLAETQDNLHRVNDILHELEQQLEPLRMQASIAKEYLEKREELERFEVALMVHDIEELHRQWSGLKEALDRHQQEEGALAAALHKMEAHIEQLRDQMAAIDESIDGLQQVLLLASEELEKLEGRKEVLKERKKNAEKRKEQLEETAAALTAKQRRLAERLRAERAELARLEGAAAALEKELKEKQMSLSEYEVDLEEEIERRKGDYIDLVHEQAALKNERTHVEQAIGKLQAKRAALDEANRHHLAEREQIERKLAASRAEQSRLEQAIAETSGKLAHMTAALAAQKAELERNESLLQQARQYRQQTKARKQWLEEMQHDYAGFFQGVKEVLKARDRLPGIHGAIVELIRVPDRYETALETALGGAMQHIVVDSEAAARQAIHYLKTNGHGRATFLPLDVIQARALSERERAMISGHPAFVGIASELVEYDRAHQAAIAHLLGHVIVTADLKGANELAKLLQYRYRLVTLDGDVVSPGGAMTGGGAAKKTASLLGRARELEAMAAKLREMDETIARLERDIAGKERERAEREREAAALQEKMAALQQSLQAQKDEQRELDWQKKRIDERLALYDEEKANDEREAAELNRRLVAVDRQLEQLAGKLQAIDDDISRLQAQKQTEQTTKEALQAAITEQKVALAETKERVKHARRTVEELETELAETARELEAAERERAALAAEMNAPSWNEDELEQQRQQKLEDKQKTIELIASRREQRLDCQGRLEHLEREWKEAKRQHKQLVDVVKDEEVKLNRLDVELDNLLTRLGEEYGMSFEAARLAYPLEIGAEEARKRVKLIKRAIDELGTVNLGAIDEYERVSERHRFLSEQKADLEEAKATLHQVIDEMDEEMKKRFFSTFEQIRAHFGEVFRELFGGGRADLRLTDPNDLLETGVEIVAQPPGKKLQHLSLLSGGERALTAIALLFSILKVRPVPFCVLDEVEAALDEANVQRYAQYLKRFSRDTQFIVITHRKGTMEEADVLYGVTMQESGVSKLVSVRLEDSKQLVSS, from the coding sequence ATGGTGAAGCATCGTATCATGTTCCTAAAACGGTTAGATGTGATCGGCTTCAAATCATTCGCCGACCGCGTATCGATTGATTTTGTCCCCGGTGTCACGGCGGTTGTCGGCCCGAACGGAAGCGGCAAAAGCAACATTACCGACGCGATCCGCTGGGTGCTCGGCGAGCAGTCGGCGAAATCGCTGCGCGGGGCAAAAATGGAAGACGTCATTTTCGCCGGCAGCGACTCGCGCAAGCCGCTGAATGTCGCCGAAGTGACGATCACGCTCGACAACGAAGATGGCTTTTTGCCGCTTGAGTATCAAGAGGTGAGCATCACCCGGCGCGTTTACCGCTCCGGGGAAAGCGAGTTTTTCATCAACCGCCAGCCGTGCCGCTTAAAAGATATTGTCGATTTGTTTCTGGACTCCGGGCTTGGCAAGGAGGCGTTTTCGATCATCGGCCAAGGCCGGGTCGAAGAAATTTTAAGCAGCAAGCCGGAAGAGCGGCGTACGATTTTTGAAGAAGCGGCCGGTGTCTTGAAATACAAGCTGCGCAAAAAAAAGGCGGAAACAAAACTTGCGGAAACACAAGACAACTTGCATCGCGTCAACGACATTTTGCATGAGCTCGAACAGCAGCTTGAACCGCTTCGGATGCAGGCGTCAATCGCCAAAGAGTATTTGGAAAAACGCGAGGAGCTCGAGCGGTTTGAAGTGGCGCTTATGGTGCACGACATCGAGGAGCTGCACCGGCAATGGAGCGGACTGAAGGAAGCGCTTGATCGGCACCAGCAAGAGGAAGGAGCGCTGGCGGCGGCGCTGCACAAAATGGAAGCCCATATCGAACAGCTGCGCGACCAAATGGCGGCCATTGACGAGTCGATCGACGGCCTGCAGCAAGTGCTGCTGTTGGCAAGCGAGGAGCTTGAAAAACTCGAAGGCCGGAAGGAAGTGTTAAAAGAGAGGAAAAAAAATGCAGAAAAGCGGAAAGAGCAGCTTGAGGAGACTGCCGCCGCTTTAACGGCGAAACAGCGCCGCCTGGCCGAACGGCTCCGTGCAGAGCGGGCTGAGCTCGCCCGGCTTGAGGGCGCTGCCGCGGCGCTGGAGAAAGAGCTGAAAGAGAAACAAATGTCGCTTTCCGAGTATGAGGTTGATCTTGAGGAGGAGATCGAGCGGCGAAAGGGCGATTATATCGACCTTGTCCACGAACAAGCGGCGTTGAAAAACGAGCGCACGCATGTGGAGCAGGCGATCGGCAAGCTGCAGGCCAAGCGGGCGGCGCTCGACGAAGCGAACCGCCACCATCTTGCTGAACGCGAGCAGATAGAACGAAAACTGGCGGCTTCGCGCGCTGAGCAGTCCCGCCTTGAACAAGCCATCGCTGAGACGAGCGGGAAGCTGGCTCATATGACGGCCGCACTTGCGGCACAAAAGGCGGAGCTCGAACGGAATGAGTCGCTTTTGCAGCAGGCGCGTCAATACCGGCAGCAAACAAAAGCGCGCAAGCAATGGCTGGAAGAGATGCAACACGATTATGCTGGCTTTTTCCAAGGGGTGAAGGAAGTATTAAAAGCGCGCGACCGGCTTCCCGGCATTCATGGCGCAATTGTTGAGCTGATCCGCGTGCCGGACCGCTACGAAACGGCGCTCGAAACGGCGCTCGGCGGCGCGATGCAGCACATCGTCGTCGACAGCGAAGCGGCGGCGCGGCAAGCCATCCACTATTTGAAAACGAACGGCCATGGGCGGGCGACGTTTTTGCCGCTTGACGTCATTCAAGCGCGCGCCCTGTCGGAGCGGGAGCGGGCGATGATCAGCGGCCATCCGGCGTTTGTCGGCATCGCAAGCGAGCTGGTCGAGTACGATCGCGCCCACCAGGCGGCGATCGCCCATTTGCTTGGCCACGTCATCGTCACGGCGGACTTAAAAGGAGCCAATGAACTCGCCAAACTCCTTCAGTACCGCTATCGGCTCGTCACCCTTGACGGCGATGTCGTCAGTCCGGGCGGCGCGATGACCGGCGGCGGGGCGGCGAAAAAGACGGCTTCGCTGTTGGGCCGAGCCCGCGAGCTCGAGGCGATGGCTGCCAAATTGCGTGAAATGGATGAAACGATCGCCCGGCTCGAGCGCGATATCGCAGGGAAAGAGCGAGAGCGGGCGGAGAGGGAACGGGAGGCGGCTGCGCTGCAAGAGAAGATGGCGGCGCTGCAGCAGTCGTTGCAGGCGCAAAAAGACGAACAACGCGAACTCGACTGGCAAAAAAAGCGGATCGACGAGCGGCTCGCGCTGTACGATGAAGAAAAAGCGAACGATGAGCGTGAAGCGGCGGAACTCAACCGCCGTCTCGTCGCCGTTGACAGACAGCTTGAGCAGCTTGCCGGAAAGCTGCAAGCGATTGACGACGACATCAGCCGGCTGCAGGCGCAAAAACAGACGGAGCAAACGACAAAAGAAGCGCTGCAAGCCGCGATCACAGAACAAAAAGTCGCTTTGGCCGAGACGAAAGAACGGGTGAAACACGCGCGGCGGACAGTGGAGGAGCTTGAAACGGAATTGGCTGAAACGGCCCGCGAGCTCGAAGCAGCCGAACGGGAGCGCGCCGCCCTTGCCGCCGAAATGAACGCGCCGTCCTGGAACGAGGACGAACTGGAGCAACAGCGGCAGCAAAAGCTAGAAGACAAGCAAAAAACGATTGAACTCATCGCCAGCCGCCGCGAACAGCGGCTTGACTGCCAAGGCCGGCTTGAGCATTTGGAGCGGGAATGGAAAGAAGCGAAGCGCCAGCATAAACAGCTTGTCGATGTGGTCAAAGACGAAGAAGTGAAGTTGAATCGGCTGGACGTTGAGCTTGATAACTTGCTCACCCGGCTTGGCGAAGAGTATGGAATGTCGTTTGAGGCGGCCCGTTTGGCCTATCCGCTTGAAATCGGGGCCGAAGAGGCGCGCAAGCGAGTGAAGCTGATCAAGCGCGCCATCGATGAGCTCGGCACCGTCAATTTAGGAGCGATCGATGAATATGAGCGCGTTTCCGAACGGCACCGTTTTTTGAGCGAGCAAAAAGCCGATTTGGAAGAGGCGAAAGCGACGCTCCATCAAGTGATCGACGAAATGGACGAGGAAATGAAAAAACGGTTTTTTTCAACGTTCGAACAAATCCGCGCTCATTTCGGCGAGGTGTTCCGCGAGCTGTTCGGCGGCGGGCGCGCCGATTTGCGCCTGACTGACCCGAACGACTTGCTTGAAACCGGGGTGGAGATCGTCGCCCAGCCACCGGGGAAAAAGCTGCAGCACTTAAGCCTGCTTTCAGGCGGTGAGCGGGCGTTGACGGCGATCGCCCTTTTGTTCTCGATTTTAAAAGTGCGCCCAGTGCCGTTTTGCGTCCTCGATGAAGTCGAGGCGGCGCTTGATGAAGCGAACGTGCAGCGCTACGCCCAATATTTGAAGCGGTTCAGCCGCGATACGCAATTTATCGTCATTACCCACCGGAAAGGGACGATGGAAGAGGCGGACGTGCTGTATGGCGTCACGATGCAAGAATCGGGCGTCTCGAAGCTCGTTTCCGTCCGTTTGGAAGACTCCAAGCAACTCGTGTCGTCATAG
- the ftsY gene encoding Cell division protein FtsY homolog — MGFFQKLKEKWTKQADAVTEKFKEGLSKTRDSLAGKVNDLIARYRKVDEEFFEELEEILIAADVGVATVMELVDELKMEVKRRNIQDSAQMRDVIAEKLIDIYRAGADDNELSALNMQEGGLTVILFVGVNGVGKTTTIGKLAHKLKSEGKSVLLAAGDTFRAGAIEQLEVWGERVGVDVIKQAAGSDPAAVMYDAIQAAKARSVDVLLCDTAGRLQNKVNLMKELEKVKRVISREIPGAPHEVLLVLDATTGQNAMSQAKLFKEVTDVTGIVLTKLDGTAKGGIVLAIRNELAIPVKFVGLGEKMDDLQPFDAEKYVYGLFAGLFDEQ; from the coding sequence ATGGGCTTTTTTCAAAAGTTGAAAGAAAAGTGGACAAAACAGGCGGATGCCGTCACGGAAAAGTTTAAGGAAGGGCTGTCGAAAACGCGCGATTCACTCGCCGGGAAAGTGAACGACTTGATCGCCCGCTACCGGAAAGTCGATGAGGAATTTTTCGAAGAGCTGGAGGAAATTTTAATCGCCGCTGACGTCGGCGTGGCGACCGTCATGGAACTGGTCGATGAGCTGAAAATGGAAGTGAAGCGCCGCAACATTCAAGATTCGGCGCAAATGCGCGACGTGATCGCGGAAAAACTGATTGACATTTACCGCGCCGGCGCCGATGACAACGAGCTTTCCGCCTTGAATATGCAAGAAGGAGGGCTGACGGTCATATTGTTCGTCGGCGTCAACGGCGTTGGCAAGACGACGACGATCGGAAAACTGGCGCATAAGCTGAAATCGGAAGGGAAATCGGTGCTCTTGGCCGCAGGCGACACGTTCCGCGCCGGAGCGATCGAGCAGTTGGAAGTATGGGGCGAACGCGTTGGGGTCGATGTCATTAAGCAGGCGGCCGGCTCCGACCCGGCGGCCGTTATGTACGACGCTATTCAGGCGGCAAAAGCACGCAGCGTTGACGTGTTGTTGTGCGACACAGCCGGGCGGCTGCAAAACAAAGTGAACTTAATGAAAGAGCTTGAAAAAGTGAAGCGCGTCATCAGCCGCGAAATCCCGGGCGCTCCGCATGAAGTGCTGCTTGTGCTTGATGCGACGACCGGGCAAAATGCGATGAGTCAGGCGAAGCTGTTTAAAGAAGTGACCGATGTGACCGGCATCGTGTTGACAAAGCTCGACGGAACGGCAAAAGGCGGCATCGTGCTCGCCATTCGCAACGAGCTGGCCATCCCGGTGAAATTCGTCGGCCTCGGCGAAAAGATGGATGATTTGCAGCCGTTTGATGCAGAAAAATATGTATACGGACTGTTTGCCGGTTTGTTCGATGAACAATAA
- the rplS gene encoding 50S ribosomal protein L19 has product MHHLIQEITKEQLRTDLPDFRPGDTVRVHVKVVEGNRERIQVFEGVVIKRRGAGISETFTVRKVSYGVGVERTFPVHTPKIAKLEVIRRGKVRRAKLYYLRELRGKAARIKEKTAQ; this is encoded by the coding sequence ATGCATCATTTAATCCAAGAGATCACGAAAGAACAATTGCGGACCGACTTGCCGGATTTCCGCCCGGGCGACACGGTGCGCGTCCACGTGAAAGTTGTGGAAGGCAACCGCGAACGCATCCAAGTGTTTGAAGGTGTCGTCATCAAACGGCGCGGAGCGGGCATCAGCGAAACGTTCACTGTCCGCAAAGTGTCCTATGGCGTCGGCGTTGAGCGCACATTCCCGGTGCATACGCCGAAAATCGCCAAGCTGGAAGTCATCCGCCGCGGGAAAGTTCGCCGTGCGAAATTGTACTACTTGCGTGAACTTCGCGGCAAAGCGGCGCGCATTAAAGAAAAAACGGCCCAATAA
- a CDS encoding Predicted RNA-binding protein (contains KH domain) → MKPLIETIVKALVDHPEAVAVETREEETAVIYELSVHDDDIGKVIGKQGRTIHAIRTVVYAAAAGSPKRVIVHVKEKG, encoded by the coding sequence ATGAAACCGCTCATTGAAACGATCGTCAAGGCGCTTGTCGATCATCCGGAGGCGGTGGCGGTCGAAACCCGTGAGGAAGAGACGGCCGTCATCTATGAACTGTCGGTGCACGATGACGATATCGGCAAAGTGATCGGCAAACAAGGACGGACGATCCATGCGATCCGCACGGTCGTCTATGCCGCCGCCGCTGGATCGCCCAAGCGGGTGATTGTGCACGTGAAAGAAAAAGGGTGA
- the acpA gene encoding Acyl carrier protein has translation MADVLERVTKIIVDRLGVDESQVTLEASFKDDLGADSLDIVELVMELEDEFNMEISDEEAEKIVTVGDAVNYIKSHL, from the coding sequence ATGGCAGACGTATTGGAACGTGTCACGAAAATCATCGTCGACCGGCTCGGGGTTGACGAATCGCAAGTGACGCTCGAGGCGTCGTTCAAAGACGATTTGGGTGCTGACTCGCTCGACATCGTCGAATTGGTCATGGAGCTCGAAGACGAATTCAACATGGAAATTTCCGACGAAGAAGCGGAAAAAATTGTCACAGTCGGAGATGCTGTGAACTACATAAAAAGCCATCTGTAA
- a CDS encoding Protein of uncharacterised function (DUF2869), with product MKLIQTVEVRQVVTERSKQELAAAFAARKQQLERECGQLRFEQKRMEKSGKYPASLVKQYFAKEIDDRMEKIKLLEFQLEQLHMLPLGSELKEREVEALIEVNVGDRWEEVTKTRAIIVEDGVVKEIR from the coding sequence ATGAAGCTCATTCAAACGGTCGAAGTGCGGCAAGTTGTCACCGAGCGGAGCAAACAAGAGCTTGCGGCGGCATTTGCGGCGCGCAAGCAGCAGTTGGAGCGCGAGTGCGGCCAGCTTCGCTTCGAGCAAAAGCGGATGGAGAAAAGCGGGAAATACCCGGCTAGTCTTGTAAAGCAATATTTTGCCAAAGAAATCGACGACCGGATGGAGAAAATCAAGCTGCTTGAGTTTCAGCTTGAACAGTTACATATGCTACCGTTAGGAAGTGAATTGAAAGAGCGGGAAGTCGAGGCGCTCATTGAGGTGAACGTCGGCGACCGCTGGGAAGAGGTGACGAAAACGCGCGCCATTATCGTTGAAGACGGCGTCGTGAAAGAGATTCGCTAA
- a CDS encoding putative DNA-binding protein, producing the protein MLEKTMRMNYLYDFYHALLTPKQRNYMALYYLDDYSLGEIAEQYEVSRQAVYDNIRRTEAMLEQYEEKLGLLQKYEQRRQAIERLKDYISRHYGADAELAALVRELDELD; encoded by the coding sequence GTGCTCGAAAAAACGATGCGCATGAACTATTTGTATGATTTTTATCACGCGCTGCTGACGCCGAAACAGCGCAATTACATGGCGCTGTACTACTTGGACGACTACTCCCTCGGGGAAATTGCTGAACAATATGAGGTGAGCCGCCAGGCGGTGTACGATAACATCCGGCGCACAGAAGCGATGCTTGAGCAGTATGAAGAGAAGCTCGGGCTGCTGCAAAAATATGAACAGCGGCGGCAGGCCATCGAGCGGCTGAAAGACTACATCAGCCGGCATTACGGCGCTGACGCCGAATTGGCGGCGCTTGTCCGCGAGCTGGATGAACTTGATTAA